In Asanoa sp. WMMD1127, one genomic interval encodes:
- a CDS encoding pyridoxal-dependent decarboxylase, with the protein MAGHMTADEFRRHGHELVDWVADYWESVGSLPVRPSDPPGAVAARLPAAPPAEGDGFAGLRADLDSVVLPGMTHWQHPGFFAYFPANTSGPSVLGDLVGAGLGVQGMLWATGPAATEVETVMMDWLATLLGLPSRFLSSSAGGGVIQDSASSAALVATLAGLHRAGGGGWRSSGVEGARYTVYTSTQGHSSIEKAARIAGIGDAGVRLIPVSPSTLAMDPAALRAALAADVAAGARPALVVATIGTTSTTAVDPLPAIGEICAEYGVWLHVDAAYAGAAAVCPELRWTHAGLEHADSYCFDPHKWLLTGFDCDAFWVADREALVSALTVMPEYLRNVATESGAVIDYRDWGVPLGRRFRALKLWFVMRWYGASGLQAHIRSGVSLARRFADLVAADERFEIVAPHPFSLVCFRLRAGDAASEELLSRINATGRYYLTHTKVNGSYVLRLAIGAPQTSESHVDEVWSLLSTAATDVLAGHAS; encoded by the coding sequence ATGGCAGGGCACATGACCGCCGACGAGTTCCGCCGGCACGGGCACGAACTGGTCGACTGGGTGGCCGACTACTGGGAGTCGGTCGGCTCCCTTCCGGTGCGTCCCTCCGACCCGCCGGGGGCGGTGGCCGCGCGGCTGCCGGCCGCGCCGCCGGCTGAGGGTGACGGGTTCGCCGGGCTGCGGGCCGACCTCGACTCCGTCGTGCTGCCCGGGATGACGCACTGGCAGCACCCCGGCTTCTTCGCGTACTTCCCGGCCAACACGTCGGGGCCCAGCGTGCTCGGTGACCTGGTGGGCGCGGGGCTGGGCGTGCAGGGGATGCTCTGGGCCACCGGTCCGGCCGCGACCGAGGTCGAGACCGTGATGATGGACTGGCTGGCCACGTTGCTCGGACTGCCATCGCGGTTCCTGTCGTCGTCGGCGGGCGGCGGCGTCATCCAGGACTCGGCGTCGTCGGCGGCGCTGGTGGCGACGCTGGCGGGGCTGCACCGGGCGGGCGGCGGCGGGTGGCGCTCATCGGGGGTCGAGGGGGCGCGCTACACGGTCTACACGTCGACCCAGGGGCACTCGTCGATCGAGAAGGCCGCCCGGATCGCCGGCATCGGCGACGCGGGCGTCCGCCTCATCCCGGTCTCGCCGTCGACGCTGGCGATGGACCCGGCGGCGTTGCGTGCGGCGCTGGCCGCCGACGTGGCGGCGGGTGCGCGGCCCGCTCTGGTGGTGGCCACGATCGGCACGACGTCGACCACCGCCGTCGACCCGCTGCCGGCGATCGGCGAGATCTGCGCGGAATATGGCGTCTGGCTGCACGTCGACGCGGCCTACGCGGGCGCGGCGGCGGTCTGCCCGGAGCTGCGGTGGACGCACGCGGGGCTCGAGCACGCGGACTCGTACTGCTTCGACCCGCACAAGTGGCTGCTGACGGGCTTCGACTGCGACGCGTTCTGGGTCGCCGACCGCGAGGCGCTGGTGTCGGCGCTGACCGTCATGCCGGAATACCTGCGCAACGTGGCGACGGAGTCGGGGGCGGTGATCGACTACCGCGACTGGGGAGTGCCGCTGGGTCGGCGCTTCCGGGCACTCAAGCTCTGGTTCGTCATGCGCTGGTACGGGGCGTCCGGCCTGCAGGCCCACATCCGCTCGGGGGTTTCCTTGGCGCGGCGGTTCGCAGATCTGGTGGCGGCCGACGAGCGCTTCGAGATCGTCGCCCCGCACCCGTTCTCGCTGGTCTGCTTCCGCCTCCGCGCGGGCGACGCGGCGTCGGAGGAGCTGCTGTCCCGGATCAACGCCACGGGCCGCTACTACCTGACCCACACCAAGGTCAACGGCTCCTACGTCCTGCGGCTGGCCATCGGCGCGCCGCAGACCAGCGAGTCGCATGTGGACGAGGTGTGGTCGCTCCTGTCGACCGCCGCCACCGACGTGCTGGCGGGCCACGCGTCGTGA
- a CDS encoding acyl-CoA thioesterase II — protein sequence MPAGGQEAVDYLVRMLDLERRDDSTFVGTTPVVGLQRVYGGHVAAQALVAAGRTVDPSRTVHSLHGYFVRPGESGQPIEYHVETIRDGRSFSVRRSVAVQNEKTIFFMSASFHRHEDGLDHSAPAPLDVPGPESVPTMRERLGAYPERLGIWSSVPWSLDVRYVGEPGWVAPGDRRADPHQRVWMRIDGKLPDDPLLHACALTYASDMTLLDSVLSVHGEVWGPGGVIGASLDHALWFHRPFRADEWFLYDCWSPSASGGRGLATGRMFTATGANIATAVQEGLLRRVGA from the coding sequence ATGCCCGCGGGTGGGCAGGAGGCGGTCGACTACCTCGTCCGCATGCTCGACCTCGAGCGGCGCGACGACTCCACGTTCGTCGGCACGACCCCGGTCGTCGGCCTGCAGCGGGTCTACGGCGGCCACGTCGCCGCCCAGGCCCTGGTCGCGGCGGGCCGTACGGTCGACCCGTCGCGCACCGTCCACTCGCTGCACGGCTACTTCGTGCGCCCGGGGGAGTCCGGCCAGCCGATCGAGTACCACGTCGAGACCATCCGCGACGGCCGCTCCTTCTCGGTGCGCCGATCGGTCGCCGTGCAGAACGAGAAGACGATCTTCTTCATGTCGGCCTCGTTCCACCGCCACGAGGACGGCCTCGACCACTCCGCGCCGGCGCCGCTGGACGTGCCGGGGCCGGAGTCGGTGCCGACCATGCGGGAGCGCCTAGGCGCCTACCCCGAGCGGCTCGGCATCTGGTCGAGCGTGCCGTGGTCGCTGGACGTGCGCTACGTCGGCGAGCCCGGCTGGGTCGCGCCCGGCGACCGGCGGGCCGACCCGCACCAGCGGGTCTGGATGCGCATCGACGGCAAGCTGCCCGACGACCCGCTGCTGCACGCCTGCGCGCTGACCTACGCGTCCGACATGACGCTGCTCGACTCGGTGCTGTCGGTGCACGGCGAGGTCTGGGGCCCGGGCGGCGTGATCGGGGCCAGCCTCGACCACGCGCTGTGGTTCCACCGTCCGTTCCGGGCCGACGAGTGGTTCCTCTACGACTGCTGGAGCCCGTCCGCCTCCGGCGGCCGCGGCCTGGCCACGGGCCGCATGTTCACGGCCACGGGCGCCAACATCGCCACGGCGGTCCAGGAGGGCCTCCTCCGCCGCGTGGGTGCATGA
- a CDS encoding SDR family oxidoreductase gives MKVTIVTGGSRGIGAATSRRLARAGHAVAVGYRSDAAAAAAIVDEITADGGQAVAVAGELAHAGDIRALFDEAAKLGPVTGLVNNAGVGSRIGRFVDLDEADLRRVVDVNVVGAILCAREAARRMTDGGAIVNVSSAAATLGSPFEYPHYAASKAALDALTLGLSKELGPEGIRVNTVQPGVIYTDFHGTQSGEPGRADRVGPNAPLGRAGYPDEVAAAIAWLLSDDASYVTGATIRVAGGR, from the coding sequence GTGAAGGTCACCATCGTCACCGGCGGTTCCCGCGGCATCGGCGCGGCCACCTCGCGTCGCCTCGCCCGGGCCGGGCACGCCGTCGCGGTCGGCTACCGCAGCGACGCCGCCGCGGCCGCCGCGATCGTCGACGAGATCACCGCCGACGGAGGGCAGGCGGTCGCCGTCGCGGGCGAGCTGGCCCACGCCGGCGACATAAGAGCGCTCTTCGACGAGGCCGCCAAGCTGGGCCCCGTCACCGGTCTGGTCAACAACGCCGGCGTCGGCAGCAGGATCGGCCGGTTCGTCGACCTCGACGAGGCCGACCTGCGCCGCGTGGTCGACGTCAACGTGGTCGGCGCGATCCTCTGCGCCCGCGAGGCGGCCCGGCGGATGACCGACGGCGGCGCGATCGTCAACGTCTCGTCGGCCGCCGCGACCCTCGGCAGCCCGTTCGAGTACCCCCACTACGCCGCCAGCAAGGCCGCCCTCGACGCGCTCACGCTGGGTCTGTCCAAAGAGCTCGGCCCGGAAGGCATCCGGGTCAACACGGTGCAACCCGGCGTCATCTACACCGACTTCCACGGCACCCAGAGCGGCGAGCCGGGCCGGGCCGACCGGGTCGGCCCGAACGCCCCGCTCGGCCGCGCCGGCTATCCCGACGAGGTCGCCGCGGCCATCGCGTGGCTGCTCAGCGACGACGCGTCCTATGTGACCGGAGCGACGATCAGAGTGGCCGGTGGCCGGTAG
- a CDS encoding GNAT family protein, which yields MPLVLTPLDDALTERLLETARVDATPEEVMPPVDGEPGWTRARETFFRAFHQERQAGLTGPHRTVMYAIMINDQPRGMIRLTLDADGATAETGMWLARSARGQGLGTRALHALLAEAGKAGARAVRADTTPANRAAQAVLRRAGATLEPQGDKVYARLELGT from the coding sequence ATGCCGCTCGTCCTCACGCCCCTCGACGACGCGCTCACCGAGCGCCTGCTCGAGACCGCCCGCGTCGACGCGACCCCCGAGGAGGTCATGCCACCGGTCGACGGCGAGCCGGGCTGGACGCGGGCGCGCGAGACGTTCTTCCGCGCGTTCCACCAGGAGCGCCAGGCCGGCCTGACCGGGCCACACCGCACCGTGATGTACGCCATCATGATCAACGACCAGCCGCGCGGCATGATCCGCCTCACCCTCGACGCGGACGGCGCCACAGCGGAAACTGGCATGTGGCTGGCCCGCTCGGCCCGCGGCCAAGGGCTGGGCACGCGAGCTCTGCACGCCCTCCTGGCCGAGGCCGGGAAAGCCGGCGCCCGCGCGGTCCGGGCCGACACGACACCCGCCAACCGGGCGGCGCAAGCGGTGCTGCGCAGGGCCGGCGCGACCCTGGAGCCCCAGGGCGACAAGGTCTACGCACGGTTGGAGCTCGGCACGTGA
- a CDS encoding epoxide hydrolase family protein — protein MTTPFLVDVPDAVLADLRARIRATRWPPPAPGTPWEQGTDLDYLRELLAYWADGFDWRAVERGLNAYPQFVASVSGVEIHFVHQRAVGGGGVPLVLTHGWPSAFVEMLPLVSRLTDPGTHGLPGPAFDVVVPSLPGYGFTPRPSSPVDYRRVAALWHGLMESLGYARYGAHGGDFGAGVATWMALTAPSRMLGIHLTTPEVSPFLGDGAAPLTAAEQAYVDQHVGVWGATERGYSAIQSTKPQTVGYGLTDSPAGLAAWIVEKWRSWGDTGGDVDGRFGRDFLLTLLTVYWATGSITTSMRDYFDNRWHGAAPGPDDRVTVPTGIAVFPNEFMPEGEPPLSWSQRLYDVRRRTVFPRGGHFAAAEEPDLVAGDIAAFFASVLRAGGDA, from the coding sequence ATGACGACGCCATTTCTCGTCGACGTGCCCGACGCCGTGCTCGCCGACCTGCGGGCCAGGATCCGCGCCACGCGCTGGCCGCCGCCGGCGCCGGGGACGCCCTGGGAGCAGGGCACCGATCTCGACTACCTGCGGGAGTTGTTGGCCTACTGGGCCGACGGGTTCGACTGGCGGGCGGTGGAGCGCGGGCTCAACGCGTACCCCCAGTTCGTCGCGTCGGTCTCCGGGGTGGAGATCCACTTCGTGCACCAGCGGGCCGTGGGCGGGGGTGGCGTGCCGCTGGTGTTGACGCACGGGTGGCCGAGCGCGTTCGTCGAGATGCTGCCGCTGGTGTCGCGGCTGACCGATCCCGGCACGCACGGGTTGCCCGGGCCGGCGTTCGACGTCGTGGTGCCGTCGCTGCCGGGCTACGGGTTCACGCCGCGGCCGTCGTCACCGGTCGACTACCGGCGGGTGGCGGCGCTGTGGCACGGGCTGATGGAGTCGTTGGGATACGCGCGCTACGGGGCGCACGGTGGGGACTTCGGCGCCGGGGTGGCGACCTGGATGGCGCTGACGGCGCCGTCGCGGATGCTGGGCATCCACCTGACCACACCGGAGGTCTCCCCCTTTCTCGGCGACGGGGCGGCGCCGTTGACGGCGGCCGAGCAGGCCTACGTCGACCAGCACGTGGGGGTGTGGGGCGCCACCGAGCGCGGCTATTCGGCGATCCAGAGCACGAAGCCGCAGACGGTGGGCTACGGGCTGACCGACTCCCCCGCCGGGCTGGCGGCCTGGATCGTGGAGAAGTGGCGGTCGTGGGGCGACACCGGCGGTGACGTCGACGGCCGGTTCGGCCGGGATTTCCTTTTGACCTTGTTGACCGTCTACTGGGCGACCGGGTCGATCACGACGTCGATGCGGGACTATTTCGACAACCGGTGGCACGGCGCCGCGCCCGGGCCGGACGACCGCGTCACCGTGCCGACCGGGATCGCCGTGTTTCCCAACGAGTTCATGCCCGAGGGCGAGCCGCCGCTGTCGTGGTCACAGCGCCTCTACGACGTTCGGCGGCGCACGGTGTTCCCGCGCGGCGGGCACTTCGCCGCGGCCGAGGAGCCCGACCTGGTGGCGGGCGACATAGCGGCGTTCTTCGCGAGCGTGTTGCGCGCGGGGGGTGATGCTTGA
- a CDS encoding ThuA domain-containing protein, translating to MSVHRRNFRRTLISLGASLALVAGVLVAGPTPASAAPAPGEPYNVLVFSKTAGFRHDSIPAGIAAIQQLGAEHGFSVTATEDAAAFTDANLANYATVVWLSTTGDVLNTDQQAAFERYIKAGGGYAGVHAASDTEYDWAWYGGLVGAYFAAHPSNQNATIKVEDPAHPSTADLPAEWNRFDEWYNFRTNPRGTVHVLASLDETSYSPGSGAMGADHPTAWCQDYDGGRSWYTGSGHTQESYAEPNFLNHLLGGIETTAGVVDADCSASKTSSFEKVTLDSNTQNPMELDIAPDGRVFYAERDGRLQVISPATGLTTTAATLDVFTGNEDGLIGVRLDPDFATNNWIYLYYAPDGGAPRNYLSRFTVSGDTVDLATEKVILQVDTQRNTCCHAGGSMAFDSAGNIYLATGDNTNPFESNSFNPIDERPGRQDFDAQRSSGNTNDLRGKILRVHPEDDGTYTIPAGNLFPAGTAQTRPEIFAMGFRNPFRIGIDPKTDTLVVGDYGPDAGQADPNRGPEGTVEWNIVAQPGFYGWPYCHGNNYAYNDYTFPSGPSGPKFDCAAIVNDSPNNTGLRNLPPAIPATIDYDYSGNPLFPEIGGGGAPMGGPVYRYDAANPSDRKWPAYYDGKAIFGEWNQNKMYTFQLTDDARAVVDINQLLTGMAFLRPMDFEFGSDGALYLIEWGSGFGGNNDNSGIYRIDYVAGDRAPIAVASGTPTSGPSPLTVQFSSAGSRDPDEEEITYAWTFGDGGTSTDPNPSHTYAQPGNYTAQLTVTDPGGRTAVANVPITVGNTEPTVSITFPPDGGFFNWGDQVEYTVTVTDPEDGEIDCSRVKLQYYLGHDEHAHPLQSQQGCTGSIQTSLASGHGADANVFGVFEATYTDDGGVGGSNPLTGRDIEQLQPKRKQAEYFSATGRSPDGVGGGDPGVQRETTGDTQGGFQNIGFIEDGDYWTFDPANLTGITSLRFRVASAVDGGRIEVRSGAVDGAVLGTVDVPGTGGWQSYVDVSLPLENPPTTSGPLFFIARNPAGTTGQGSVFNVNWVDFLGRGVTDNAPPLVTASGNPTSGTTPLTVEFSGTATDEEGDAVTYAWDFGDGTTATTANASHTYTTPGTFTATLTVTDARGAAAYATVPIRVEAPNTSCFGARSDNFDGTALDRDRWSTIVRENQTYSVAGGALLLPTQAADLYGARTDAGNIVLQPTPGGSWQATTKVTLPLTANYQQAGLILYGDDANWAKLDLLFADYKRVEFIRQTAGTPRNEAADSTPAPEGTDTVFLRLISDGTNLTAAFSADGVTYTPAGRSAELAGIENPKIGLYALNGGTAAPVVNAEFDWFQISPDEAGGEVAPSDEFDGTALDKCRWDAVVREDATAYQVADGSLTIDVPNGDIYTGNNTGPTNFILQNAPAGDWTLETKVDGSQLDEQYQQGGLMVYGDDDNYVKFDFIADNTAGQPVARRIEFRSEIASVVQNPQPQVTNLTTAVWHLRLAKVGDTYTASYSADGTTWTTFPETLTNAAVGAAPKVGLFSLGAAQTASKPISFDYFRLSTGGEEPEDETAPVTTASVAGTVTNGWHTGPATVTLTAADEAGGSGVASTEYQVDGATTWTAYTAPVEVTGDGSHEVRFRSTDEAGNVEATKTVAVKIDTTAPVTAATFAPSTDDGWHNGAVPVTLTATDAGSGVASVEYALDGGAWTPYTAPVDVSGEGEHELLYRATDNAGNVETLKSAIVKIDGTKPTVIIGGLADGQLYGDSQDVRVTYQAVDPTSGLKSVVGTLDGAAYPANKLQAMFELPLGLHELTVTATDKAGNVTTSSVRFYVTTSFRDMQSLLDRFKATSWLSAKAHKQLGAKLQAAREAEAAGNDRRAINQLTAFRQLAQDTALVPNAEVRAVLVRDADAMIVRLGGDASAAGKKANGNKSLAGAGRVPGDAARQVAGGPLK from the coding sequence GTGTCCGTCCATCGCCGAAACTTTCGACGAACTCTGATCAGCCTCGGCGCGAGCCTGGCGCTGGTAGCCGGCGTGCTCGTCGCCGGCCCTACGCCCGCCAGCGCCGCACCGGCGCCCGGTGAGCCGTACAACGTCCTGGTCTTCTCCAAGACGGCCGGCTTCCGGCACGACTCGATCCCGGCCGGCATCGCGGCCATCCAGCAGCTCGGCGCGGAGCACGGCTTCTCGGTGACCGCCACCGAGGACGCCGCCGCGTTCACCGACGCCAACCTGGCCAACTACGCCACCGTGGTCTGGCTCTCGACCACCGGTGACGTGCTCAACACCGACCAGCAGGCGGCGTTCGAGCGCTACATCAAGGCCGGCGGCGGCTACGCGGGCGTGCACGCGGCCTCCGACACCGAGTACGACTGGGCCTGGTACGGCGGCCTCGTCGGCGCCTACTTCGCGGCGCACCCGAGCAACCAGAACGCCACCATCAAGGTCGAGGACCCGGCGCACCCGTCCACAGCGGACCTGCCGGCGGAGTGGAACCGCTTCGACGAGTGGTACAACTTCCGCACCAACCCCCGCGGCACCGTGCACGTGCTGGCGAGCCTCGACGAGACCAGCTACTCGCCGGGCTCGGGCGCGATGGGCGCCGACCACCCGACGGCCTGGTGCCAGGACTACGACGGCGGCCGCTCCTGGTACACGGGCAGCGGGCACACGCAGGAGTCGTACGCGGAGCCGAACTTCCTGAACCACCTCCTCGGCGGCATCGAGACCACCGCGGGCGTGGTGGACGCCGACTGCTCGGCCAGCAAGACGAGCAGCTTCGAGAAGGTGACGCTCGACAGCAACACCCAGAACCCGATGGAGCTCGACATCGCGCCCGACGGGCGGGTGTTCTACGCGGAGCGCGACGGGCGGCTGCAGGTCATCTCGCCGGCCACCGGCCTGACCACGACCGCGGCCACGCTGGACGTGTTCACCGGCAACGAGGACGGCCTGATCGGCGTACGCCTCGACCCGGACTTCGCCACCAACAACTGGATCTACCTGTACTACGCGCCCGACGGCGGAGCCCCGCGCAACTACCTGTCGCGGTTCACCGTCAGCGGCGACACGGTCGACCTCGCCACCGAGAAGGTGATCCTGCAGGTCGACACGCAGCGCAACACCTGCTGCCACGCGGGCGGCAGCATGGCGTTCGACAGCGCCGGCAACATCTACCTGGCCACGGGTGACAACACGAACCCGTTCGAGTCCAACTCGTTCAACCCGATCGACGAGCGGCCGGGCCGGCAGGACTTCGACGCCCAGCGGTCGTCCGGCAACACCAACGACCTGCGCGGCAAGATCCTGCGGGTGCACCCCGAGGACGACGGCACCTACACGATCCCGGCGGGCAACCTGTTCCCGGCCGGCACCGCGCAGACCCGTCCCGAGATCTTCGCGATGGGCTTCCGCAACCCGTTCCGGATCGGCATCGACCCGAAGACCGACACGCTGGTGGTCGGCGACTACGGGCCGGACGCCGGCCAGGCCGACCCCAACCGCGGCCCGGAGGGCACGGTCGAGTGGAACATCGTGGCGCAGCCCGGCTTCTACGGCTGGCCCTACTGCCACGGCAACAACTACGCCTACAACGACTACACGTTCCCCAGTGGACCGAGCGGGCCGAAGTTCGACTGCGCGGCGATCGTCAACGACTCGCCCAACAACACCGGCCTGCGCAACCTCCCGCCGGCGATCCCGGCCACCATCGACTACGACTACAGCGGCAACCCGCTGTTCCCGGAGATCGGTGGCGGCGGCGCGCCGATGGGCGGCCCGGTCTACCGCTACGACGCGGCGAACCCGTCCGACCGCAAGTGGCCGGCCTACTACGACGGCAAGGCCATCTTCGGTGAGTGGAACCAGAACAAGATGTACACGTTCCAGCTCACCGACGACGCCCGCGCGGTCGTCGACATCAACCAGCTGCTCACCGGGATGGCCTTCCTGCGCCCGATGGACTTCGAGTTCGGGTCCGACGGCGCGCTCTACCTGATCGAGTGGGGCAGCGGCTTCGGCGGCAACAACGACAACTCGGGGATCTACCGGATCGACTACGTGGCGGGCGACCGTGCCCCGATCGCGGTCGCGTCCGGCACGCCGACCTCCGGCCCGTCGCCGCTGACCGTCCAGTTCTCCAGCGCCGGCTCGCGCGACCCGGACGAGGAGGAGATCACCTACGCCTGGACCTTCGGCGACGGCGGCACCTCCACCGACCCCAACCCGAGCCACACGTACGCGCAGCCGGGCAACTACACCGCGCAGCTCACGGTGACCGACCCGGGCGGGCGCACCGCGGTGGCCAACGTGCCGATCACCGTGGGCAACACCGAGCCGACCGTGTCGATCACGTTCCCGCCGGACGGTGGCTTCTTCAACTGGGGCGACCAGGTCGAATACACGGTCACCGTGACCGACCCGGAGGACGGCGAGATCGACTGCTCCCGGGTGAAGCTGCAGTACTACCTGGGTCACGACGAGCACGCCCACCCGCTGCAGAGCCAGCAGGGCTGCACGGGCAGCATCCAGACCTCGCTCGCCTCCGGGCACGGCGCCGACGCCAACGTGTTCGGCGTGTTCGAGGCGACCTACACCGACGACGGCGGGGTCGGCGGGTCCAACCCGCTCACCGGCCGTGACATCGAGCAGCTCCAGCCCAAGCGCAAGCAGGCGGAGTACTTCTCGGCCACCGGGCGCTCGCCCGACGGCGTGGGCGGCGGCGACCCGGGCGTGCAGCGGGAGACCACCGGCGACACCCAGGGCGGCTTCCAGAACATCGGCTTCATCGAAGACGGTGACTACTGGACGTTCGACCCGGCCAACCTGACCGGCATCACCAGCCTGCGGTTCCGGGTGGCCTCGGCGGTCGACGGCGGCCGCATCGAGGTGCGGTCCGGCGCGGTGGACGGCGCGGTGCTCGGCACCGTCGACGTGCCCGGCACCGGCGGATGGCAGTCCTATGTGGATGTCAGCCTGCCGCTCGAGAATCCACCGACCACCAGCGGGCCGCTGTTCTTCATCGCCCGCAACCCGGCCGGCACCACCGGCCAGGGCTCGGTGTTCAACGTCAACTGGGTCGACTTCCTCGGCCGCGGCGTCACCGACAACGCGCCGCCGCTGGTCACCGCGTCCGGCAACCCGACGTCCGGCACCACGCCGCTGACCGTCGAGTTCAGCGGCACGGCGACCGACGAGGAGGGCGACGCGGTCACGTACGCCTGGGACTTCGGTGACGGCACGACGGCCACCACGGCCAACGCGTCGCACACCTACACCACGCCCGGCACGTTCACGGCGACCCTGACCGTGACCGACGCCCGCGGCGCGGCGGCGTACGCCACGGTGCCGATCCGGGTCGAGGCGCCGAACACGTCCTGCTTCGGGGCGCGTTCGGACAACTTCGACGGCACGGCGCTCGACCGCGACCGGTGGAGCACGATCGTCCGGGAGAACCAGACGTACTCCGTGGCCGGTGGCGCTCTGCTGCTGCCGACGCAGGCGGCGGACCTCTACGGGGCCCGCACCGACGCCGGCAACATCGTGCTGCAGCCGACACCGGGCGGCTCCTGGCAGGCCACCACCAAGGTGACCCTGCCGCTGACCGCGAACTACCAGCAGGCCGGCCTGATCCTCTACGGCGACGACGCCAACTGGGCCAAGCTCGACCTGCTCTTCGCCGACTACAAGCGGGTGGAGTTCATCCGGCAGACCGCCGGAACGCCGCGCAACGAGGCGGCCGACAGCACGCCGGCTCCGGAGGGCACCGACACCGTGTTCCTGCGGCTGATCTCCGACGGCACCAACCTGACCGCCGCGTTCTCGGCCGACGGCGTGACCTACACGCCGGCCGGACGCTCGGCCGAGCTGGCCGGGATCGAGAACCCGAAGATCGGGCTGTACGCGCTCAACGGCGGCACCGCCGCCCCGGTCGTGAACGCCGAGTTCGACTGGTTCCAGATCTCGCCGGACGAGGCGGGTGGCGAGGTCGCGCCGTCCGACGAGTTCGACGGCACGGCGCTCGACAAGTGCCGGTGGGACGCGGTCGTCCGCGAGGACGCCACGGCCTACCAGGTCGCCGACGGGTCGTTGACCATCGACGTGCCCAACGGTGACATCTACACCGGCAACAACACCGGGCCGACCAACTTCATCCTGCAGAACGCGCCCGCGGGCGACTGGACGCTGGAGACCAAGGTCGACGGCAGCCAGCTCGACGAGCAGTACCAGCAGGGCGGCCTGATGGTGTACGGCGACGACGACAACTACGTCAAGTTCGACTTCATCGCCGACAACACCGCCGGCCAGCCGGTCGCGCGGCGGATCGAGTTCCGGAGCGAGATCGCCAGCGTGGTGCAGAACCCGCAGCCGCAGGTCACCAACCTGACCACCGCGGTGTGGCACCTGCGCCTGGCGAAGGTGGGCGACACCTACACGGCGTCGTACTCCGCCGACGGCACGACCTGGACCACGTTCCCGGAGACGCTGACCAACGCGGCGGTCGGCGCCGCGCCCAAGGTCGGCCTCTTCAGCCTCGGCGCGGCGCAGACCGCGTCGAAGCCGATCTCCTTCGACTACTTCCGCCTCTCCACGGGCGGCGAGGAGCCGGAGGACGAGACGGCGCCGGTGACCACGGCGTCGGTGGCGGGGACCGTGACCAACGGCTGGCACACCGGCCCGGCGACGGTCACGCTGACGGCGGCCGACGAGGCCGGCGGCAGCGGGGTGGCGTCGACGGAGTACCAGGTCGACGGCGCGACCACGTGGACGGCATACACCGCGCCGGTCGAGGTCACCGGTGACGGGTCGCACGAGGTGCGGTTCCGGTCGACGGACGAGGCCGGCAACGTCGAGGCCACCAAGACGGTGGCGGTCAAGATCGACACCACCGCGCCGGTGACGGCGGCGACGTTCGCGCCGTCGACCGACGACGGCTGGCACAACGGCGCCGTCCCGGTGACGCTGACCGCGACCGACGCCGGGTCCGGGGTCGCTTCCGTCGAGTACGCGCTCGACGGCGGCGCCTGGACGCCGTACACCGCGCCGGTCGACGTCAGTGGCGAGGGCGAGCACGAGCTGCTCTACCGCGCGACCGACAACGCCGGCAACGTGGAGACGCTCAAGTCGGCGATCGTGAAGATCGACGGCACGAAGCCCACGGTGATCATCGGCGGGTTGGCCGACGGCCAGCTCTACGGTGACAGCCAGGACGTCCGGGTGACCTACCAGGCGGTCGACCCGACGTCGGGCCTCAAGAGCGTGGTCGGCACGCTCGACGGCGCGGCCTACCCGGCCAACAAGCTGCAGGCCATGTTCGAGCTGCCGCTCGGCCTGCACGAGCTGACCGTGACCGCCACCGACAAGGCCGGCAACGTCACCACGTCGTCGGTCCGGTTCTACGTCACGACC
- a CDS encoding Rrf2 family transcriptional regulator, which produces MRLSARVDYALRAMAELAAAADQKSDGPTPMTAEQVARAQDIPPKFLESILLQLRRAGLVHAQRGPEGGYWLARPAREIGLGQVIRAIDGPLANVRGQRPEDLGYTGAAAALQEVWIALRASEREILDLVSIQDVATGKLPDRVRDLTADPAAWA; this is translated from the coding sequence ATGCGACTGTCCGCACGGGTCGACTACGCGCTACGCGCCATGGCAGAACTGGCCGCGGCTGCGGACCAGAAGAGCGACGGCCCCACACCGATGACGGCCGAGCAGGTGGCCCGGGCGCAGGACATCCCGCCGAAGTTCCTGGAGAGCATCCTCCTGCAGTTGCGCCGGGCGGGCCTGGTCCACGCCCAGCGGGGGCCGGAAGGTGGCTACTGGCTGGCCCGGCCGGCGCGGGAGATCGGGCTCGGGCAGGTCATCAGGGCGATCGACGGGCCGCTGGCCAACGTGCGCGGCCAACGACCGGAGGACCTGGGCTACACGGGGGCCGCGGCGGCGCTGCAGGAGGTCTGGATCGCGCTGCGCGCCAGCGAGCGGGAGATCCTGGACCTGGTCTCGATCCAGGACGTCGCCACCGGCAAGCTCCCGGACCGCGTCCGCGACCTCACCGCGGACCCGGCCGCCTGGGCCTGA